A genomic region of Elephas maximus indicus isolate mEleMax1 chromosome 10, mEleMax1 primary haplotype, whole genome shotgun sequence contains the following coding sequences:
- the LOC126084283 gene encoding olfactory receptor 4F3/4F16/4F29-like, which produces MVGGNHSVVSEFVFLGLTNSWDIQLFLLVLSSVLFVASITGNILIVFSVTTDPHLHSPMYFLLASLSFIDLGACYTISPKMIYDLFRKQKVISFGGCITQIFFIHVIGGVEMVLLIAMAFDRYVAICKPLHYLAIMSPRMCILLLATAWGLGIIHSLFQLAFIINLPFCGPNVLDSFYCDLPRLLRLACIYTYGLQFMVTVNSGFLCVGSLLILLISYIFILFTVWKHSSAGSSKALSTLSAHITVVFLFFGPTIFVYTWPHPNSQMDKYLALSDAALTPFLNPVIYTFRNKEMKTAMKRVFRPLVIFRRIS; this is translated from the coding sequence ATGGTTGGAGGGAATCACTCTGTGGTGTCTGAGTTTGTGTTTCTGGGCCTCACCAATTCATGGGACATCCAGCTTTTCCTCCTGGTGCTCTCTTCTGTGCTCTTTGTGGCAAGCATAACTGGAAACATCCTCATTGTGTTTTCTGTGACCACTGATCCTCACTTACATTCCCCTATGTACTTCCTACTGGCCAGTCTCTCCTTCATTGACCTGGGGGCCTGCTACACTATTTCCCCTAAGATGATTTATGACCTTTTCAGGAAGCAAAAAGTCATCTCCTTTGGGGGCTGCATTACTCAGATCTTCTTCATTCATGTCATTGGTGGTGTGGAGATGGTGCTGCTCATAGCCATGGCTTTTGACAGATATGTGGCCATATGTAAACCTCTTCACTACCTGGCCATCATGAGCCCACGGATGTGCATTTTGCTCCTGGCCACTGCCTGGGGCCTTGGTATTATTCACTCACTCTTCCAGCTGGCATTTATAATTAATTTACCCTTCTGTGGCCCTAATGTATTGGACAGCTTTTACTGTGACCTACCCAGGCTCCTCCGACTGGCCTGCATATATACCTACGGACTGCAGTTCATGGTCACTGTCAACAGTGGATTCCTTTGTGTTGGATCTTTATTAATACTTCTCATCTCCTACATCTTCATCCTTTTCACTGTTTGGAAACATTCCTCAGCTGGTTCATCCAAGGCCCTCTCCACTCTGTCAGCTCACATCACTGTGGTCTTTTTGTTCTTTGGCCCAACCATATTTGTCTATACATGGCCACATCCCAATTCGCAAATGGACAAATACCTTGCTCTCTCTGATGCAGCTCTCACTCCTTTTCTAAATCCAGTCATCTATACATTCAGGAACAAAGAGATGAAGACAGCAATGAAGAGAGTTTTCAGACCACTTGTGATTTTTAGGAGGATCTCATGA